From the genome of Myxococcaceae bacterium JPH2, one region includes:
- a CDS encoding peptidase M35 yields the protein MRLEPGEQVSNAVDVGAVYDLSRSGRYRLRYQAQAAMSAEVAALRSEDLEVDIAGRPFVPPWREAPGIVSSQALTTSRCVEPTHPAATLNAAFSAARDMAADSVQYFTAFIPPSRYTTWFGTSTSARIATVKSHFVAISNALATQSVVIDCSCTDPDTYSYVYPDNPYRIFVCGLFWSAPTTGTDSKGGLLIHEMSHFTILGGTDDWAFGQAACKALAASNPAKAIDNADCHEYFAEARSQ from the coding sequence CTGCGCTTGGAGCCGGGCGAGCAGGTGTCGAACGCCGTGGATGTCGGCGCGGTCTATGACCTGTCCCGCTCGGGCCGCTACCGCCTGCGCTACCAGGCCCAGGCCGCCATGTCCGCGGAGGTCGCGGCCCTTCGCTCCGAGGACCTGGAGGTGGACATCGCGGGACGTCCCTTCGTGCCGCCCTGGCGTGAGGCTCCTGGCATCGTCTCCTCTCAGGCGCTCACCACCAGCCGCTGCGTGGAGCCGACGCATCCCGCGGCCACGCTCAACGCGGCGTTCTCCGCGGCGCGCGACATGGCGGCGGACAGCGTTCAGTACTTCACGGCCTTCATTCCCCCCTCGCGCTACACGACCTGGTTCGGAACCAGCACGTCCGCTCGGATCGCGACGGTGAAGAGCCACTTCGTGGCCATCTCGAATGCCTTGGCGACGCAGTCCGTGGTCATCGACTGCAGTTGCACCGACCCGGACACTTATAGCTACGTCTATCCGGACAACCCGTATCGCATCTTCGTGTGCGGCCTCTTCTGGTCCGCGCCGACGACTGGCACGGATTCCAAGGGGGGATTGCTCATCCACGAGATGAGCCACTTCACCATCCTCGGAGGGACCGACGATTGGGCATTCGGACAGGCCGCATGCAAGGCCTTGGCGGCGTCCAACCCCGCCAAGGCCATCGACAACGCGGACTGCCACGAGTACTTCGCGGAGGCCCGCTCTCAGTAG
- a CDS encoding glutathione S-transferase domain-containing protein, with amino-acid sequence MTLQSPDTAVPTLMGRSSSHFTRIVRIFAAETRTAHTLHVVRDLMSSDVNDYGGNPALRIPTLKTSHGTWFGALNICRELCRRASTPPRVVWPEDLSEPVLANAQELVLQAMSTEVSLVMAKAGGATEGGTHPAKQRQSLLNMMAWLEEHTPAALAALPPERDLSFLEVSLYCLVMHLEFRSVLSTAPYAALTAFCQRFGTRASITETTFRFDP; translated from the coding sequence ATGACGCTCCAATCCCCGGACACCGCGGTGCCCACCCTCATGGGCCGCTCCAGCTCCCACTTCACGCGCATCGTTCGCATCTTCGCCGCGGAGACACGCACCGCGCACACCCTCCATGTGGTGCGAGACCTGATGTCCTCGGACGTGAATGACTACGGCGGCAATCCCGCCCTGCGCATCCCCACGCTGAAGACTTCGCACGGCACCTGGTTTGGCGCGCTCAACATCTGCCGTGAGTTGTGCCGCCGCGCGAGCACGCCGCCGCGCGTGGTCTGGCCCGAGGACCTCTCTGAGCCCGTGCTCGCCAACGCGCAGGAGCTGGTCCTCCAGGCCATGTCCACCGAGGTGTCGCTGGTGATGGCCAAGGCCGGAGGCGCGACCGAGGGCGGAACCCATCCCGCCAAGCAGCGCCAATCCCTGCTCAACATGATGGCGTGGCTGGAGGAGCACACGCCCGCGGCGCTCGCCGCGCTGCCACCCGAGCGAGACCTGAGCTTCCTGGAGGTCTCGCTCTACTGTCTGGTGATGCATCTGGAGTTCCGCAGTGTCCTGTCCACGGCGCCCTATGCGGCGCTGACCGCGTTCTGTCAGCGCTTCGGAACGCGGGCCTCCATCACCGAGACCACGTTCCGATTCGACCCGTGA
- a CDS encoding helix-turn-helix domain-containing protein, which yields MGGTLTQLVFDGVADGPVGVALDILDAAARITRAGLVALPKGRQAPRHRLVSVDGKPVRTATKRVLEVDGALGPRTLDSDDVLVLPGLGMATPRAITAALERPDIVRGVESVARAAAKGVRVAASCSATFVLGAAGVLDGQQATTTWWLGSTFTQRFPHVTLRTDRMVVESGGVHTAGSAFAHSDLLLALLARRVSPSLAHMVARYLVLDERASQSHYMVLEHLRSADPVVRQLESFVTSNLARQVTVHDMARATATSPRTLARRISSALGTTPQHFAQRLRIAQAVHLLETTQRAVDDVAAQVGYADPAAFRRVFRRETGETPRARRTRATLRVSPMR from the coding sequence ATGGGCGGAACCCTCACGCAGCTCGTCTTCGACGGCGTCGCCGATGGTCCGGTGGGCGTCGCGCTCGACATCCTCGACGCCGCGGCGCGCATCACCCGCGCGGGGCTCGTGGCCTTGCCCAAGGGCCGACAGGCGCCCCGGCATCGGCTGGTGTCCGTGGATGGCAAGCCGGTCCGAACGGCGACGAAGCGAGTGCTGGAGGTGGATGGCGCGCTCGGTCCGCGCACGCTGGACTCGGATGACGTGCTCGTGCTGCCGGGCTTGGGGATGGCGACCCCACGGGCCATCACCGCCGCGCTGGAGCGGCCCGACATCGTGCGCGGAGTCGAGTCCGTCGCGCGCGCCGCGGCGAAAGGGGTGCGCGTCGCGGCGTCCTGCTCGGCGACCTTCGTCCTGGGCGCCGCGGGCGTGCTCGATGGACAGCAGGCGACGACGACGTGGTGGCTGGGCTCCACGTTCACCCAGCGCTTCCCTCACGTGACGCTGCGCACGGACCGCATGGTGGTCGAGTCCGGCGGCGTGCACACCGCGGGCTCGGCGTTCGCGCACTCCGACCTCCTGCTCGCGCTCCTGGCTCGACGGGTGAGCCCCTCGCTCGCGCACATGGTGGCCCGATACCTCGTCCTGGACGAGCGCGCGTCGCAGTCGCATTACATGGTGCTGGAGCACCTGCGCAGCGCGGACCCGGTGGTGCGCCAGCTCGAGTCCTTCGTCACGTCCAACCTGGCGCGACAGGTGACGGTCCACGACATGGCGCGGGCCACGGCCACGTCTCCGCGCACGCTCGCGCGGAGGATCAGCTCCGCGCTGGGCACCACGCCCCAGCACTTCGCGCAGCGCCTGCGCATCGCCCAGGCAGTGCACCTGCTGGAGACCACGCAGCGCGCGGTGGACGACGTCGCGGCCCAGGTCGGCTACGCGGACCCTGCGGCCTTCCGCCGCGTCTTCCGCCGAGAGACCGGCGAGACGCCTCGGGCACGCCGCACCCGCGCCACGCTTCGTGTCTCGCCCATGCGATGA
- a CDS encoding dienelactone hydrolase family protein — translation MACMTDAMRDDPLDDFERRSITLEGATRNVYVMGTGPAVIVMAEMPGISPHVARFSRWVRDAGFTVYMPSLFGKDGAYPQAEEGLAVMQRACVSAEFRALASNVSSPVTKWLRALAAHAHAECGGPGVGAIGMCFTGNFALTMMLDASMLAPVLCQPALPMNDPGALEISPEDLATVRSRLERENLTVLGYRFAGDRFCTAQRFAAYSEALGERFVARVLPDEAAHPEPPPFFARVVKSPHSVVTAHLVDAAGQPTVAARDEILAFFASRLNP, via the coding sequence ATGGCGTGCATGACCGACGCGATGCGAGATGATCCACTCGATGACTTCGAGCGCCGTTCCATCACCCTGGAGGGCGCGACCCGGAATGTCTACGTCATGGGGACCGGGCCCGCGGTGATTGTCATGGCCGAGATGCCCGGCATCAGCCCCCATGTCGCGCGCTTCAGCCGCTGGGTGCGGGACGCGGGCTTCACCGTGTACATGCCGTCACTCTTCGGAAAGGACGGGGCCTATCCCCAGGCGGAGGAGGGCCTGGCGGTGATGCAGCGCGCCTGTGTCAGCGCCGAGTTCCGCGCCCTCGCGTCGAACGTGTCGAGCCCGGTGACGAAGTGGCTCCGCGCGCTCGCGGCCCACGCGCATGCGGAGTGCGGCGGGCCGGGCGTGGGGGCCATCGGGATGTGCTTCACCGGCAACTTCGCGCTCACCATGATGCTCGATGCCTCGATGCTCGCCCCAGTGTTGTGTCAGCCCGCGCTGCCGATGAATGACCCGGGCGCGCTGGAGATTTCGCCCGAGGACCTGGCGACGGTGCGCTCGCGGCTCGAGCGCGAGAACCTGACGGTCCTCGGCTATCGCTTCGCGGGAGATCGCTTCTGCACGGCGCAGCGGTTCGCGGCGTACTCCGAGGCGCTCGGTGAGCGCTTCGTCGCGCGAGTGCTCCCGGATGAGGCCGCCCATCCCGAGCCGCCGCCCTTCTTCGCGCGGGTCGTGAAGAGTCCCCACAGCGTCGTCACCGCTCACCTGGTGGATGCGGCCGGTCAGCCCACCGTCGCCGCGCGGGATGAAATCCTCGCGTTCTTCGCCTCTCGGCTGAATCCCTGA
- a CDS encoding agmatine deiminase family protein: MRGRHLGSSLLGAVAVLVLGAGCGGPSSGQRREEQEVAAMYTLPEPLGEHEGTWLAWPHSFEFGVDYRDGLDPSWVAMTRALVTSENVHVLAHDAGEVRRIQSLLTAQGVPLERVDFTTHGFEDVWIRDFGPIYVRDAAGKPTIEGWGFNGWGEKQPFARSAEVPKAIAEKQALPYVDLQRDIVNEGGAVEVDAHGTLMATRSSTLNANRNPGMTQEQMEGFFRKYLGVTRFIWLDGVAGLDITDMHIDGFAVFARDNTLVTMSDDDLAEWGVPDQDIDTLHAATSASGQPYTLVTLPLTAKDVTTTWGKQLGYKGSYVNYYVANSVVLVPNYADANDGVANAIIQKLFPDKKVVGIDVRNLYAEGGMVHCVTQPQPR; encoded by the coding sequence ATGCGTGGGCGACACCTGGGGTCTTCCCTGCTGGGGGCCGTCGCGGTGCTGGTCCTGGGGGCGGGATGCGGTGGCCCGTCGTCGGGTCAGCGAAGGGAAGAGCAAGAGGTGGCCGCGATGTACACGCTGCCGGAGCCACTGGGTGAGCACGAGGGAACGTGGCTGGCCTGGCCTCACTCCTTCGAGTTCGGGGTGGACTATCGCGATGGGCTCGACCCGAGCTGGGTGGCCATGACGCGCGCCTTGGTGACCAGCGAGAACGTCCATGTGCTCGCCCATGACGCGGGGGAGGTCCGTCGCATCCAGTCGCTCCTGACCGCCCAGGGGGTGCCGCTCGAGCGGGTCGATTTCACGACCCATGGTTTCGAGGATGTGTGGATCCGGGACTTCGGCCCCATCTATGTGCGTGACGCCGCGGGCAAGCCCACCATCGAGGGCTGGGGCTTCAACGGCTGGGGCGAGAAGCAGCCCTTCGCGCGCAGCGCCGAGGTGCCGAAGGCGATTGCCGAGAAGCAGGCGTTGCCCTACGTCGACTTGCAGCGCGACATCGTGAATGAGGGCGGGGCCGTCGAGGTTGACGCGCACGGAACCCTCATGGCGACCCGGAGCTCGACGCTGAATGCGAACCGCAACCCGGGAATGACCCAGGAGCAGATGGAGGGCTTCTTCCGGAAGTACCTCGGCGTGACGCGCTTCATCTGGCTGGATGGCGTCGCGGGGCTCGACATCACGGACATGCACATCGACGGGTTCGCCGTCTTCGCTCGCGACAACACCCTCGTCACGATGAGCGATGACGACCTCGCGGAGTGGGGCGTGCCAGACCAGGACATCGACACCCTTCATGCCGCGACGAGCGCCTCGGGCCAGCCGTACACGCTCGTGACGCTGCCCCTCACCGCGAAGGACGTGACGACCACGTGGGGAAAGCAGCTCGGGTACAAAGGGTCCTACGTGAACTACTACGTGGCCAACTCGGTGGTGTTGGTGCCGAACTACGCGGACGCCAATGACGGTGTCGCCAATGCCATCATCCAGAAGCTGTTCCCGGACAAGAAGGTCGTCGGCATCGACGTGCGAAACCTCTATGCCGAGGGCGGCATGGTGCATTGCGTGACGCAGCCTCAGCCTCGGTAG
- a CDS encoding ester cyclase → MTTEQVRKARQKLVLDHFRDEVRQNWDDVLSTFPHPHYELVATLTVHDGHEKVRDYYRATRVAFPDQHHEIIALRHSDDAVIVEFWLMGTHLGPLGAIPPTGSTFRVRMTAYFIFDAAETLVCERVYFDSLSMLKQLVGGLDMKNPKNWVLAARCLKGLLSMSGEGPAESLLRTSPPTFED, encoded by the coding sequence GTGACGACCGAGCAGGTGCGCAAGGCACGCCAGAAGTTGGTCCTGGACCACTTTCGTGACGAGGTGAGGCAGAACTGGGACGACGTCCTGTCCACCTTTCCGCATCCCCACTACGAGCTGGTCGCGACCCTGACCGTCCATGACGGGCATGAGAAGGTTCGGGACTACTACCGCGCCACCCGCGTGGCGTTCCCGGATCAGCACCACGAAATCATCGCGCTCCGGCACAGCGACGACGCGGTCATCGTGGAGTTCTGGCTGATGGGTACGCACCTGGGCCCGCTGGGCGCCATCCCTCCCACCGGCAGCACGTTCCGGGTGCGGATGACCGCGTACTTCATCTTCGACGCGGCGGAGACCCTGGTCTGCGAGCGCGTCTATTTCGACTCGCTCAGCATGCTCAAGCAGCTCGTGGGGGGACTCGACATGAAGAACCCCAAGAACTGGGTCCTCGCGGCCCGGTGCCTCAAGGGGCTCTTGTCCATGTCTGGCGAAGGCCCCGCCGAGTCGCTGCTGCGAACGAGCCCGCCCACGTTCGAGGACTGA